The Spinacia oleracea cultivar Varoflay chromosome 2, BTI_SOV_V1, whole genome shotgun sequence DNA segment ATGTAGGTCTGATGGGCTTGGacgattattaaaaaattacaaaattcaAATGAACTCAAGTGAATGTAGTTAATGTATATCTAAAGAAtagatttaaaatttattagcattttaaacattaaaaatAGCTTAAATTAGGATGGTGAGTCGGTGGGGTGAGTAGGGTGTGCCGTGGTGGGGTTGGTCGAAATTGGCTGTGGTGGAAAAACTCGACCGgcaaatcaaaaaatatatcCGAGTTGAACGGGTTGTGTCATGGGTCATAAGTGGGTCCGACCCACGTAGCCAACACTACGGACTGTGTTAGGTTGGGTTGGGTTAGACCCACCCCATTAGCTTTACCCGCAACTACATTCGTAGTTTCATACCCTGGTAATCTTACACATAAGTAAAAAGTACAATTTCCTGATTACAGTTCAAGGATCCTTATTATGAACTTATGTATAAACATGTATAAGCACAAATTTGCTACAAAATACAGGTAAATGTATATACTTCAGATAGAATAATATTTGAGTTATTGACACACAAAAAATACAAGTTCATCTAAAATCTAGCCCAGCAACGAGTACATTGAGCAATACAATCTCCTTTACAATCAACATTATACCCCAAAGCTTTAGGGTTACGAACAAGAAGATTCTTCAAAGGCTTCCCCGTTATACCCCACTGTTTTTCCAGAATCTGTACGTTATTCTTCACCTCGTTCTCGAGGCAACAACAGAGAACTTCCGGAAACTTCTTTAAAACCTTTGTGAGATCTTCATCAGAGAGGCTCAAACTTCTCAAATACTCGAGTATCTCGTTCACTATTTCGTGATTCGGTATCTCTACTTTCCGTTCTTCGCCCCAGTAGGGCGAATGAATTTGACCAAATGCTTTCCCGAGCATCTTGTCCTGCTCTTCAACGGTGAAGTTGAACACCGATAGTGCTTCTCTGCTAGATGCCCATTTCTCGGTGTCTTCGTTGCTCAAGGTTATGTCTATTGTTAAAGGTGAAGAGTGTCGTTCCCATTTCTTAGGGTTACGGGTTAGTTCTTGTGGGAACATGCTCAATCGAGCTCCATATATCGTTGAGGTAGAGAGAGTTTGTGCTACATGAGTAGGCTGGATCAAGAAGGGGTGAATTAGACAAAACTAAAGCATGCTTTTGGGGACAGCTAATCCTTTCCGAAAATTCTTATCAGAAAAATATTAACACAATAAATCAACAAAAGCAACTTATTTTGGAAATTCCGAATGTCCTAGTTTGATGACATTTGGCACGAGTTAACTATGTTGCACTAATGAAAGATAGTCATTCAGAAGTTGGACAAAGGGAATAAACTAAGGGCATGTTTGGTATAAACTTAGGAAAGAAAATTGAAAGGAAATAAGAAAGAAGGGGAAAGGGTAGTGTTAGCTATTACCAATATTAGTTGTTTGGTATACCTTAGGAAATGAATCACTTGTAACAAATTGGGATTGGGGAGGGTAACAACGTTATTACCATAAGGTTGGTAGAGGTAACAAATGGTGGTAATGGTTACCCTTAGGAAATGGATTGTGTTACCACTCCTCTCATACCAAACATTAGGTAATGGAAATAGTTAATTGATTCCATTTCCATCGCTTAAAAACTCTACACCAAACATGCTCTAAATGATCAGAACAGTCTAGGGCAAGCAAGCACAATTGAGCTTAAGCTTACTCCCCCTCTCCAAAAGAGAGATCTAATTGATGGGAATCCGTAAACAACTTATGGTCAATCATAATTCCAGATGGACCACAACATTTTGGCAAACAAGGTCTAGAGGTGAACTTACAAAAGACAAGTGTAAGGATGATCCACGACAGAACACCACAGCTGGTGATGGCAAGGAATTCGCCTGCATCCCTGCACTGGATGAAAATTCCGACCAAAGCACGTTTAAAATCGAAGAACAGTAGACGCAGAACAATAACAATTAGCTTAATACACGACTTGAAAGTCCCTAAACAGCTTTATATATACCGAAGAACAACGGAATCACACTTATCATAGAAGAAAGGCATCACCCGTTTCGTTTTCACAACTTCATGGAGATCTTCAAAGAGGAACACTAATTATAAATTGCCACAACCTTGTTAGGGGAGTACAAACTACTTTGATTTGGTCTATAATCCTTCCATGTCATCGAGACTATGTTACCCGTACTCGGACACCCATATCGGACACGGATGCATGTCCTTCTGCCCGAAGTggctattttgtgaaaaataatgcATGATTTTGGTCCACAATGAAGTGTCAAAGTGTCGAGGATCTGACACGGGTATTTGAGGTAAATGAAGAGTTCGGGTAACAGAGCATCGAGTAATCACATTGAAATCCCATTAAAGCACCCAAATTGAGTCCATTTTTAATCAATTCATTGCTAATGCCTAATCCAACATTCAAATTAAtctttgcaatatcttttcaCTGAATTTGCCAACATAAAGGCAACCAAAGTAAGGATTAGACTTTGATGCTCTCAAATTCCTCAGTATTCTCCAAACTAATTAACTATGACGAATCGGTCCGTATTTAGTTGTCACATTACGAGATCAAATTACACTATCAATCAGAAAATTAGTTCCGCATTTAGTTGTCACATTACGAGCTCAAATTACACTATCAATCCCAAAATTAACTTCTTATTTAGTTGTCACATTACAAGCTCAAATTACACTACCAATCACAAAATTAAATCCGGGCGAAGGAAGTACCTAAGTATTCGACGATAATTGAAGGCAATTCAATTGTAATTACATTATTTTGGTTGATGTAATAATAATTCAATTTAGAGAAATTACACTTCGTATTAGCAGTACTGTACTCGAAAAAGAAATTCCAACAATCCAAAATCGGAAACTCAAATCAAAGTTCAATCAATTAGAAATAACAATCAACAATACGCaattgaaaaatcaaaaatcaaaaatccaaaaattacAGCAATATCGCAAATTAAGCGCATGATTAAATCAAAGTAGAAAATTATTATAGAActtcaaaaaaattaaagaaaatagggTTGGATGACGAAAACCTGGAAAAATGCAGAGATGGAAAGCTCAACTCAGCAGTGTAGTCGTTGGTGACTCAGTTCTTCCCCTTCGCAACCacgaaagaggagagagaaaacggttCAAGTCTAATTGGGGTGGGGGCACATTTACATAATAGTCCCTAAGTGATGTTTAATAGCCGTCCACTCATTGTTTTGTATGGGGCTAGAGGGCTAGAGAGGTGATCAAAATTCGGGCGAATCAAGCTTTAACACAAAAATTCATGCCCAAATTTATAAATATGAAGCTGGCTTTTTGGGCTAAAATAGGTTTTCTTGAACTTTTTCGGATCGGGTTCGTTTTGTGGTCTAAAAAGTGTTTTTGATGTTGTCAAAACCCGCAATTTTTGGGTTAGCCTGGGTCGGTCCAGCTAGCCGGGTTATAGATGATCAGGTCTAGTATGTTCGTATGGGTAGTTTGAGGCAGCATACCTTTCAGCTGAGGGTTTTTTCCAGACCCAAGTCTTGAACCTGATAGGCCGATAACTTAGTTAAGGAGTAAAAAAAACCCTTAACCACTCACGTCAACCATTCAACCTCAGTTGGTAGTCATTGTtttttgcatgggtacctcaatGGGTAGTACTCTTCCAGTTTTGGTTCTTCCCATACCGAATACTCGAATTCGAGACCATGATTAAAGAACAAAAGTTCCTTAACCACTCACGACAACTCTAGTTAGTACTCGTTGTACTTTTATGGTTTGCTAAAGGTTATTTTATAAACTTAGCACATTGTACACCTCATGGGTTTTTATGCACTATTTTTTTTaagctctttttatttttatatttttttgacaataaagttcattcaacaaaaaattacaacgaaccaaaaacaaaatacTCAAATCATCCCGACAAGATTGTCTAATTGTAATTTCTTACCATGAATTATCATTAACctataaaaaatatagttaaaTGCTAGGAaattttgtcaattactacTTAGCTCTTTTGTTAGTTTGTGCATTACTGGTCATTTAATCGATTTTCTAACCAATTAGTCAACTAATAACACCATAAACATCctaattatatattaattactaatctatctatctatactgTTAAAGCAGAGTGTAGGTAAATGAAAATCCTCCAAAATTTCATCCCTCAACTCTCATCAGTTGTACTAAAAAAGgcaatttaataaataaataaaaatcaaaaccaatataatcacataataccattaagtgtATTTCAAGCTAGCTaaatatgataaaaaaaaaagtgaaataaaaCACCAAGCTACATCTAAATGATATTTTGCCTTAAGCATCTACtaacaatttaattatctaACTTCGTATAAAAATGTTATCTATATCATCTACCAACCATTTTTAATAGATTTCTAATTTTGTAGAAATCTTGTGCATTAGCACGGGCACATACTAGTTATAAAATATAGAGCGGAGAGGTGAAGTTTGGGAGAGGTGAAGAGGGAGGGGAGTTGATTTCTTTTAAAGGGCAATAAAGTTTTTTAACTATAAATACGCGTGCGTTTTTAGCGAACGCGAACGATAGAATATATTTTAACTAGTATTCTATGCATGCAATGCGTGCAAATATTTCAAAAATCTGATTTGATATATACGCAAGTATGTTATaacgttttataaattttttaacaatttttataaCTGTATTATCAATATTTTATGTCTACACCTAAGTGCTAAGTTAATGAactaaaataatacttcaatgactttcttctctaatttgttaattaaaacataGTCTTATATACACGCTACACATTCTTAAAAGTATGTACCTTTTCTAAAACATGTaagaaaatttatttaaaactaaagaaaaaaatatacatatttATATGTAATAAAATCTATTTAGAAATTGTAATAACAAATTAACTAACATAAACGTAAAAGATTGTGTTTTGTacttgttcattttttttgcGTTATTTGCCGCAAATTGCTTGTATAACCATATAAATTTAGGGTATGATTACGAGTAAGACTAAGTTTAATTTTGTAATAAAAAAATGTAAGATCGAACACAATTTTGATAAATGGacttcttgttaggttatgatacatatgacaatacataaatcatgcggaaaaaccataaagccaggaaagcatattatttacacataatcatttagcatagtttagatgcatacactttgttgcgtgccttccctagctgcgcccgaaccgaacaagaaaaagtctttaggactccaagtgtcgtccctccgtagatagtccacagcacgtccggatccgccttaatcttgaccaactaggatcgcccttaaggtacttagaattttcggctagtataggcaattgtatgactgaatttttgctctcaaaaatcactttgaatacttgaatactctatataaaataatgaccctaggcctttatttatagaggtatggaaagggaatcgttatcctattaggatacgaattaattaaactagaatcctaatataattctttatttaattaattcatccttttaggtttaggaatttaaacgtatgtcgaaacctgataactttaggattcgtatagctcacaaacacacacacgcacgcacagcagcccacgaggggcgccatgcgcgcgcgcgcagcctgcgagctcgcagcccattgccacgaggcccacacgatgccgcagcgttggcgcgcgctgggcctgccttgcggtgggcctggcgcagccttggctggtgcgtttgtggcgcgctggcttgctgggcgatggcccggcttcgtgctgggccttcgtctggcagacctcgtccgatgctaattcgtacgatacgcttccgattaatttcccgattccggaattcatttccgatacgaacaatatttaatatttccgtttccggaattaatttctgtttcgaacaaatatttaatatttccgtttccggaattattttccgattccgataatatttccgattctgacaatatttccgtttccggcaatatttccgattccggcaatatttccatttccgataatattttccgatacgtaccatgtttccgtttccggcaacatctacgacttggataatatttatatttccgatacgatccatatttccgtttccggcaatatcatcgtttccggagtattcatttcttgcctgtgacgatctcagctcccactgaaaccaagatccgtcgattccgaatatccatagatggagtatttaatgccattaaatacttgatccgtttacgtactatttgtgtgaccctacgggttcagtcaagagtaagctgtggattaatataattaattccacttgaactgaagcgacctctagtcaggcattcagctcacttgatctcactgaattattaacttgttaattaatactgaaccgcatttattagacttaatattatatgcatacttggaccaagggcactatttccttcacttctaatgttagtctatttaccatgtattattatttcaattaattaacatATGTACTAACCATgtaatattattaatagtagactaataTTAGAAGTCCATTCTTCGATATTATTTACCTTTGTTATCAAATTAAAAACTTACTCtgtataataatacataaatagaatcaaattgttaaaaaaaataaaattaattcacCTTCCCTCCATTAATATATTTATGTAGTTACATTTATGGTAATTGaactatatttttatttcatttttatcttagtttcctaaaaggAAGTAatgcaatttttttaaaagtaaaacaattaaaaaatattttggcgggaaaaattgcaccaggaagtgacatgtgtcattcctggtgtctgttttagtattatgtactccctctgtatttatttaagggatacacttgccttttccggccgtatttatttaagagatacacttgccatttttaataacttatcaaccccaccatctaattaaataa contains these protein-coding regions:
- the LOC110790167 gene encoding uncharacterized protein — protein: MQANSLPSPAVVFCRGSSLHLSFPTHVAQTLSTSTIYGARLSMFPQELTRNPKKWERHSSPLTIDITLSNEDTEKWASSREALSVFNFTVEEQDKMLGKAFGQIHSPYWGEERKVEIPNHEIVNEILEYLRSLSLSDEDLTKVLKKFPEVLCCCLENEVKNNVQILEKQWGITGKPLKNLLVRNPKALGYNVDCKGDCIAQCTRCWARF